A window of the Vibrio ostreae genome harbors these coding sequences:
- a CDS encoding DoxX family protein, with amino-acid sequence MQALVNWLDSLLDKDDLGKLILRVSFGFMFLLHGIHKIYGGTEFIQGLFVQHGLPAFFAYGVYLGEVIVPILIIIGLFTRLSAIIWVGTSLMVIWLMHADNLFTVNKVGAWAAEGIGVYLFAALAIMLIGPGKYALESRRQTA; translated from the coding sequence ATGCAAGCACTGGTTAATTGGCTGGATTCACTGTTAGACAAAGACGACCTCGGCAAACTCATTCTTCGTGTCAGCTTTGGATTTATGTTTTTACTGCACGGTATCCACAAAATCTATGGCGGTACCGAATTTATTCAGGGGTTATTTGTGCAACATGGCCTGCCGGCGTTCTTCGCCTACGGGGTTTACCTCGGAGAAGTGATTGTACCGATCCTAATTATCATCGGATTGTTTACCCGCTTGTCTGCCATCATCTGGGTAGGCACCAGCCTGATGGTCATCTGGTTGATGCATGCAGACAACCTGTTTACCGTCAATAAAGTCGGCGCCTGGGCAGCGGAAGGCATCGGGGTTTATTTGTTCGCGGCACTGGCGATTATGCTGATTGGTCCGGGCAAATATGCACTGGAATCTCGCCGCCAGACGGCCTGA
- a CDS encoding monovalent cation:proton antiporter-2 (CPA2) family protein, which yields MTSYFIQAFIYLIAAVIAVPLATRFGLGSVLGYLIAGVVIGPIVGLVGDETQAIQHFAEFGVVMMLFLVGLELEPQRLWAMRHRLLGLGGLQVGLTALATMAGCLLFDIPYTIALTIGLILSLSSTAIVLQTFTEKRLNRTEGGQNAFSVLLFQDIAVIPMLAFIPLLALPELVEQAQNAASTAAQHAEELLVMTHLPGWAYGLIITAAIAIVVVGGHYLSRPLFRFVANAGVREIFTATALMLVIGIAILMNLVGLSPALGTFLAGVVLANSEFRHELEANIEPLKGLLLGLFFITVGAGIKFDLLFSHFVVIMGATLAIMLLKAVVLYLLAVIFRIRGSNRWLFTLSLAQAGEFGFVLLSFTEQRHVLPTEMAQVLSLVVTLSMFLTPGLFILFDKVIMPRFEQQTNPQREADVIDEHGTVIIAGSGRFGQIVNRLLVANGVKTVVLDHQASQIDNLRQINTPAYFGDATRPGLLHTAGIEEATMLVVAIDNQESSVELVKYVKHAYPHVKVLARAFDRGHGYRLRQAGVDLAVSETYHSALEVGASAMKALGFHPYLVEQQKKVYKKVEASHSDGLYQAWLSEAQGKERVDNNYIKLFIELEQRLKEEMAFESADSTHEFDRGARMEAKENRRNMG from the coding sequence ATGACAAGTTATTTTATCCAGGCCTTTATCTATCTGATTGCAGCGGTGATTGCTGTTCCACTGGCAACAAGGTTCGGGCTTGGTTCCGTGCTCGGTTACCTGATCGCCGGAGTGGTGATTGGCCCGATTGTTGGCTTGGTGGGTGATGAAACCCAGGCTATTCAGCATTTTGCCGAATTTGGCGTGGTAATGATGCTGTTTCTGGTGGGGCTGGAACTGGAACCGCAACGCTTGTGGGCGATGCGTCACCGGTTACTGGGACTGGGCGGCTTACAGGTTGGGTTGACGGCCCTTGCGACGATGGCAGGCTGCCTGCTGTTTGATATTCCCTACACCATCGCACTGACCATTGGTCTGATTTTGTCGCTCTCTTCGACTGCGATTGTGCTGCAGACCTTCACCGAAAAACGCCTCAATCGTACCGAGGGTGGTCAGAATGCATTTTCTGTGTTGCTGTTCCAAGACATTGCCGTGATCCCGATGCTGGCCTTTATTCCTCTGCTCGCATTGCCGGAGCTGGTTGAACAGGCACAAAACGCCGCCAGCACAGCGGCTCAGCATGCGGAAGAGTTGCTAGTGATGACTCACTTACCCGGCTGGGCATATGGATTAATCATTACCGCCGCCATCGCGATTGTCGTTGTCGGAGGTCACTACCTGAGCCGGCCGCTGTTTCGTTTTGTCGCTAACGCCGGTGTGCGCGAAATTTTCACGGCGACCGCACTGATGCTGGTGATTGGTATTGCGATATTAATGAACCTGGTCGGTCTTTCCCCGGCGCTGGGCACCTTCCTCGCTGGCGTCGTGCTGGCCAACAGTGAATTTCGTCATGAACTGGAAGCCAACATTGAACCACTTAAAGGCCTGCTGCTCGGGTTATTCTTTATTACGGTCGGTGCAGGGATTAAGTTCGACCTGCTGTTCAGTCACTTTGTCGTCATCATGGGTGCCACTCTGGCCATCATGTTGCTTAAAGCCGTTGTGCTGTATCTGCTGGCGGTCATCTTCCGCATTCGTGGCAGCAATCGCTGGCTGTTCACCCTCAGCCTGGCGCAGGCCGGTGAATTTGGTTTTGTGCTGCTGAGCTTTACCGAGCAGCGCCACGTATTGCCTACCGAAATGGCTCAGGTCTTGTCGCTGGTGGTGACCTTGTCTATGTTCCTGACACCGGGGCTGTTTATCTTATTTGATAAAGTCATCATGCCGCGCTTTGAACAGCAAACCAATCCGCAACGTGAAGCTGATGTCATCGACGAACACGGCACCGTCATTATTGCCGGCAGCGGCCGCTTCGGTCAGATAGTCAACCGTCTTCTGGTTGCCAACGGGGTGAAAACCGTGGTCCTTGACCACCAGGCGTCACAGATAGACAACTTGCGTCAAATTAATACCCCCGCCTATTTTGGTGATGCGACCCGCCCGGGCCTGCTACACACAGCGGGAATCGAAGAAGCCACCATGTTAGTGGTGGCGATTGATAATCAGGAGAGCAGCGTCGAACTGGTTAAATATGTCAAACATGCCTACCCGCACGTCAAAGTGTTGGCACGGGCGTTTGACCGTGGCCACGGTTACCGCCTGCGTCAGGCCGGCGTTGATTTGGCGGTATCAGAAACCTACCATTCCGCACTGGAAGTCGGCGCTTCGGCCATGAAAGCGCTGGGCTTTCATCCCTATCTGGTTGAACAGCAGAAGAAGGTGTACAAAAAAGTCGAAGCCAGTCATTCAGATGGATTGTATCAAGCCTGGTTAAGTGAGGCCCAGGGCAAAGAGCGCGTGGACAATAACTACATTAAACTGTTTATCGAACTGGAGCAGCGCCTCAAAGAAGAAATGGCGTTTGAAAGTGCTGACAGTACTCATGAGTTTGATCGCGGCGCCAGGATGGAAGCCAAAGAAAACCGGCGTAACATGGGCTAG